In Geobacter anodireducens, a genomic segment contains:
- a CDS encoding competence protein ComEA, translated as MKTRTGHVVYLALALAVMTLPLLYKGHGTSPAEIPAVAFVRSGERPVSIIMITGVPERSGVYRIARGSTCQDVINMTLSHMPVTYLPTHIASRVLCDGDVVAIRKGNGEPYEISLGTLAVSQLMLLRISLDPNRMNVTDWEFLPGIGPELARRIVRDRQYNGDFSSFGELERVPGIGPKTLERIKEYFNACNILK; from the coding sequence GTGAAAACCCGCACCGGGCATGTGGTGTATCTCGCCCTTGCCTTAGCGGTCATGACATTGCCATTACTTTACAAAGGCCACGGCACATCCCCTGCGGAGATTCCTGCCGTGGCCTTTGTGCGTTCAGGTGAACGACCCGTGAGCATCATCATGATAACCGGTGTCCCGGAGAGGTCAGGCGTTTATCGGATTGCTCGGGGATCCACGTGCCAGGACGTCATAAATATGACGCTTTCTCACATGCCGGTAACGTACCTTCCTACTCATATAGCAAGCCGTGTCCTCTGCGATGGCGATGTCGTGGCCATACGCAAGGGCAACGGGGAACCCTATGAAATTTCGTTGGGAACACTGGCAGTTTCTCAATTGATGCTTTTGAGAATCTCTCTTGATCCGAACCGGATGAACGTAACGGACTGGGAATTTTTACCCGGCATTGGCCCGGAGTTGGCACGGCGGATAGTGCGTGACCGTCAATATAATGGCGATTTCTCGTCTTTTGGGGAGTTGGAAAGGGTCCCGGGAATCGGTCCAAAAACACTTGAGAGAATAAAAGAGTATTTTAATGCTTGCAATATATTGAAATAG
- a CDS encoding phosphoesterase, whose product MEKEWSLAQTKSYTDEMLNWVRGKGRILIVVHDNPDPDCLASAIALRHLFVMKLNRDATIAFSGMIGRSENIAMAKQLQIPLTPLALIEYQDFSVTCMLDTQPGTGNNSLPPDRRVDILIDHHPRREAGLRCRWDDIREEYGVTATIVYEYLQAQSVPIGSNLATALFYAIKSETQDLGREAARPDRDAYLKLFPLANKKLLYEITYPKLHVEYYLTINRAIEHSRIYGNLLATNLREVSFPEIVAEMADFFLRLEGVDVVMAIGHFNRDVILSLRTSRHDVNAGALIKRLVEERGVAGGHGMMAGGKIEGLADSAAELEEIEQLLVRRFLDVFALGHVRPLPLSALRRTALPVLAAEIDNLHHIV is encoded by the coding sequence ATGGAGAAAGAGTGGTCGCTCGCACAAACGAAAAGCTACACGGATGAAATGCTCAACTGGGTGAGGGGCAAGGGAAGGATCCTGATCGTTGTTCACGACAACCCTGATCCTGATTGTCTTGCCTCGGCCATAGCCCTGCGGCACCTATTCGTCATGAAGCTGAACAGGGACGCCACCATCGCTTTTTCCGGCATGATCGGCAGGAGCGAAAATATCGCCATGGCCAAGCAACTGCAGATACCTCTGACTCCGCTGGCACTCATAGAGTATCAGGATTTTTCCGTCACATGCATGCTCGATACCCAGCCGGGAACGGGCAATAACTCGCTCCCTCCTGACAGACGGGTTGATATCCTTATTGATCATCACCCCAGGCGGGAAGCTGGCTTGAGATGCCGATGGGACGATATCCGCGAAGAATACGGCGTAACCGCAACCATCGTCTATGAATATCTGCAGGCCCAGAGTGTCCCCATTGGCAGCAATCTTGCCACGGCGCTGTTTTATGCGATCAAGTCGGAAACGCAGGACTTGGGTCGCGAGGCCGCCCGCCCCGACAGGGATGCCTATCTGAAGCTCTTTCCCCTGGCGAACAAAAAACTGCTCTATGAAATCACCTACCCAAAGCTTCATGTGGAATACTATCTTACAATCAACCGCGCCATTGAGCACTCGCGCATCTATGGCAATCTGCTGGCAACAAATCTCCGAGAGGTCAGTTTCCCGGAAATAGTTGCCGAGATGGCGGATTTTTTCCTCCGACTTGAGGGGGTTGATGTGGTGATGGCCATTGGCCACTTTAACAGAGATGTGATCCTCTCTTTGCGCACCTCCCGGCACGACGTCAATGCAGGAGCGCTGATCAAGCGGCTCGTCGAGGAGAGGGGGGTTGCCGGCGGCCATGGTATGATGGCCGGAGGTAAAATCGAAGGACTCGCCGATTCCGCTGCGGAACTGGAGGAAATTGAGCAGCTTCTCGTTCGTCGTTTTCTGGATGTCTTCGCGCTGGGACATGTCCGGCCGCTCCCCTTGAGTGCCCTCAGGCGTACTGCTCTGCCCGTCCTTGCCGCTGAGATTGACAACCTGCATCACATCGTTTAA